A window from Erythrobacter sp. YJ-T3-07 encodes these proteins:
- a CDS encoding RluA family pseudouridine synthase, whose amino-acid sequence MSETLTGTIPAPARLDKALADATDLSRERIKGLIADGQVSVGGKRATSPSAKVAAGTPFTIALPAPVPLEAEPQDIPLVVAYEDEHLIVVDKPAGMVVHPAAGNRDGTLVNALLHHCRGQLSGINGVERPGIVHRIDKDTSGLLVVAKTDAAHEGLARQFADHSISRRYVAVCAGQPRPAEGTIDARLGRSDRDRKKMAVLDPQSTRGKHAVTHYRTTKTFGVASILECRLETGRTHQVRVHCASIGHPLLGDPQYGRDPKALRSILEKLAFRRQALHAASLGFIHPTTGERLEFRADLPRDMTELIDEIAR is encoded by the coding sequence ATGAGTGAAACCCTCACCGGCACCATCCCCGCCCCCGCCCGCCTCGACAAGGCGCTCGCCGATGCGACCGATCTTTCGCGAGAGCGGATCAAGGGACTGATCGCGGACGGGCAGGTCAGCGTGGGCGGAAAGCGCGCGACATCGCCTTCCGCCAAGGTTGCGGCGGGAACGCCCTTCACCATCGCCCTGCCGGCTCCCGTCCCGCTGGAGGCAGAGCCGCAGGACATCCCGCTGGTGGTCGCGTACGAGGACGAACATCTGATTGTGGTCGACAAACCTGCGGGCATGGTGGTCCACCCCGCGGCGGGCAATCGCGACGGCACGCTGGTCAATGCGCTGCTGCACCATTGCCGGGGGCAGTTGTCGGGCATCAACGGGGTCGAGCGGCCCGGGATCGTCCACCGGATCGACAAGGACACCTCCGGCCTGCTGGTGGTCGCAAAGACCGACGCCGCGCACGAGGGGCTGGCGCGGCAGTTCGCCGATCACAGCATCTCGCGCCGCTACGTCGCGGTGTGCGCAGGCCAGCCCCGGCCCGCCGAAGGGACGATCGATGCACGCCTCGGCCGGTCGGACCGCGATCGCAAGAAAATGGCCGTGCTCGACCCCCAATCGACCCGCGGGAAGCACGCGGTGACGCATTATCGCACAACCAAAACTTTCGGTGTCGCAAGCATTCTTGAATGCCGGCTGGAGACCGGACGCACCCATCAGGTGCGCGTTCACTGCGCGTCAATCGGTCATCCGCTATTAGGAGACCCGCAATATGGACGCGATCCCAAGGCCTTGCGGTCGATTCTCGAGAAACTGGCGTTTCGCCGGCAGGCGCTTCACGCAGCCAGCCTCGGCTTCATCCATCCGACAACCGGCGAACGGCTCGAATTTCGGGCCGACCTGCCCCGGGACATGACGGAACTGATCGACGAAATCGCTCGTTGA
- the rpoH gene encoding RNA polymerase sigma factor RpoH codes for MSKSKAVAIPALGGEQSLNRYLSEIKKFPVLTAEQEYMLAKRYEEHEDPEAAAQLVSSHLRLVAKIAMGYRGYGLPVSDLISEGNVGLMQGVKKFEPDRGFRLATYAMWWIKASIQEYILRSWSLVKMGTTAAQKKLFFNLRRMKRNLDAYEDTDLHPDDVTKIATDLGVPEQEVINMNRRMLMGGDSSLNVSMRGDEENASQWQDWLTDDRPLQDETTADTQEAQVRHAMLLEAMDSLNDREKHILTERRLTEDPQTLEELSKVYDVSRERIRQIEVRAFEKLQKAMQRIASEKLMPVAA; via the coding sequence GTGAGTAAAAGCAAGGCAGTAGCCATTCCGGCCCTGGGCGGCGAGCAAAGCCTCAACCGCTATTTGTCGGAAATCAAGAAATTCCCCGTGCTGACGGCAGAGCAGGAATACATGCTCGCCAAGCGGTACGAAGAGCACGAAGACCCCGAGGCTGCGGCCCAGCTGGTCTCGAGCCATCTGCGGCTCGTCGCGAAGATCGCGATGGGATACCGCGGCTATGGCCTGCCCGTGTCCGACCTTATTTCCGAAGGAAACGTCGGCCTGATGCAGGGCGTCAAGAAGTTCGAGCCCGATCGCGGCTTCCGCCTCGCGACCTATGCGATGTGGTGGATCAAGGCGAGCATCCAGGAATATATCCTGCGTTCGTGGAGCCTGGTGAAGATGGGCACCACCGCCGCGCAGAAGAAGCTGTTCTTCAACCTGCGGCGGATGAAGCGCAATCTCGACGCCTACGAGGACACCGATCTCCACCCGGACGACGTGACCAAGATCGCAACCGACCTCGGCGTGCCCGAGCAGGAAGTGATCAACATGAACCGCCGGATGCTGATGGGTGGCGACAGCTCGCTCAACGTGTCCATGCGCGGGGACGAGGAAAACGCCAGCCAGTGGCAGGATTGGCTGACCGACGATCGCCCCCTGCAGGACGAGACCACCGCCGACACGCAGGAGGCGCAGGTGCGCCACGCCATGCTGCTGGAAGCGATGGATTCGCTCAACGATCGCGAGAAGCACATCCTGACCGAACGCCGTCTGACCGAAGACCCGCAGACGCTCGAAGAGCTGAGCAAGGTCTACGACGTGTCGCGCGAACGCATCCGCCAGATCGAGGTGCGCGCGTTCGAGAAGCTGCAGAAAGCGATGCAGCGAATCGCGAGCGAAAAGCTGATGCCCGTCGCGGCCTGA
- a CDS encoding SDR family oxidoreductase: MKLSGNTILITGGGSGIGRELARRWHDLGNTVIVAGRTRDALEETAEGYDNIHAMTLDVAQPGEVERFAKEVIERFPELNAVFNNAGIMKYEDITASRDLADATAEVTINLLGPIRLTDALVDHLKARENPVIVNVTSGLGFVPQPKAATYSATKAALHSYTLSLRQQLKGSIEVIELVPPGVQTELTPGQSEREGYMPLDAYIEEVMTLFQQQPTPEEVCVEFVRPFRNAEKDGKVGEFMEMLANR, from the coding sequence ATGAAACTATCGGGCAACACCATCCTCATCACCGGCGGCGGCAGCGGCATCGGCCGCGAGCTGGCGCGCAGGTGGCACGATCTGGGCAACACGGTGATCGTCGCCGGGCGCACGCGCGATGCTCTGGAGGAGACCGCGGAGGGTTACGACAACATCCACGCCATGACGCTCGACGTGGCGCAGCCGGGCGAGGTGGAGCGCTTTGCGAAGGAAGTGATCGAACGCTTCCCCGAGCTCAACGCGGTGTTCAACAATGCCGGGATCATGAAGTACGAGGACATCACCGCCTCCCGCGATCTCGCCGACGCGACCGCAGAAGTGACGATCAACCTGCTCGGCCCGATCCGGCTGACCGATGCGCTGGTCGATCATCTCAAGGCCCGCGAGAACCCGGTCATCGTCAACGTCACCTCGGGCCTCGGTTTCGTGCCGCAGCCCAAGGCTGCGACCTATTCCGCGACCAAGGCGGCGCTGCACAGCTACACCCTGTCGCTGCGCCAGCAGCTCAAGGGCAGCATCGAGGTGATCGAGCTGGTCCCGCCGGGCGTACAGACCGAGCTGACCCCGGGCCAGTCGGAGCGCGAGGGGTACATGCCGCTCGACGCCTACATCGAAGAGGTGATGACGCTGTTCCAGCAGCAGCCGACGCCCGAGGAGGTGTGCGTCGAGTTCGTCCGCCCGTTCCGCAATGCCGAGAAGGACGGCAAGGTCGGCGAATTCATGGAAATGCTCGCCAACCGCTGA
- the mtgA gene encoding monofunctional biosynthetic peptidoglycan transglycosylase, which yields MFFRAFQILTALIATFIGLSLFLTLAFRFVPVPVTWTMILDENGYTKDWRSLDDIDRSLVRAVIASEDQNFCEHNGFDYAALQAAMENNMKGGKLRGGSTISQQTAKNAFLWQGGGFFRKGLEAYFTVLIENLWTKRRIMEVYLNVAETGIGTYGAQAGSLRYFGHGADRLSNSEAARMAVALPSPKKREVKNPQGWLRRHGDRTARAIGTMAREGLDACVYQ from the coding sequence GTGTTTTTCCGTGCCTTCCAGATCCTGACCGCGCTGATCGCGACCTTCATCGGGCTGAGCCTGTTCCTGACGCTCGCCTTCCGTTTCGTGCCCGTGCCCGTCACCTGGACCATGATTCTGGACGAGAACGGCTACACCAAGGACTGGCGCAGCCTCGACGATATCGACCGCAGCCTGGTGCGCGCGGTGATCGCGTCGGAGGACCAGAATTTCTGCGAGCACAACGGGTTCGACTACGCCGCGCTGCAGGCGGCGATGGAGAACAACATGAAGGGCGGCAAGCTGCGCGGCGGCTCCACCATCAGCCAGCAGACCGCCAAGAACGCGTTCCTGTGGCAGGGCGGCGGCTTCTTCCGCAAGGGGCTGGAAGCCTATTTCACCGTGCTTATCGAGAACCTTTGGACCAAGCGGCGGATCATGGAGGTGTACCTCAACGTCGCCGAGACAGGCATCGGCACCTATGGCGCGCAGGCCGGGTCGCTCCGCTATTTCGGGCACGGTGCCGACCGGCTGAGCAATAGCGAGGCGGCGCGCATGGCGGTCGCCCTGCCCAGCCCCAAGAAGCGCGAGGTCAAGAACCCCCAAGGCTGGCTGCGCCGCCACGGCGACCGGACCGCGCGCGCGATCGGCACCATGGCACGCGAAGGGCTGGACGCGTGTGTCTATCAATAG
- a CDS encoding cation diffusion facilitator family transporter translates to MGHDHSHDHAHGHGHGHGHGHSHAPADFGRAFAIGVALNTVFVVVEASFGYISGSMALVADAGHNLSDVLGLLIAWAASAAAKRPPSPRFTYGLKSSTILAALANAALLMIAIGAILFETIDRLMNPVEPEGWTMIWVAGVGIVINTATALLFVSGRKDDLNIQGAFLHMAADALVSVGVVIAGVAILLTGAVWLDPVTSLVILAVIGWGTWGLARDSLKLGLNAVPEGVDESAVRATLESEPGVTEVHDLHIWPMSTTETALTAHLVMPEGHPGDAFLALVAERLAHDHKIGHTTLQIERTRNCEGGC, encoded by the coding sequence ATGGGTCACGATCATTCTCACGACCATGCGCACGGGCACGGGCACGGGCACGGGCACGGCCATTCCCACGCGCCAGCCGATTTCGGACGCGCCTTTGCGATCGGGGTTGCGCTCAACACGGTGTTCGTCGTGGTCGAGGCGAGCTTCGGCTATATTTCCGGCTCGATGGCGCTGGTCGCAGATGCGGGCCATAACCTGTCGGACGTGCTTGGCCTGCTGATCGCCTGGGCTGCGAGCGCGGCGGCCAAGCGACCGCCCTCCCCGCGCTTCACCTACGGCCTCAAAAGCTCCACGATCCTCGCCGCGCTGGCCAATGCCGCGCTGCTGATGATCGCGATCGGCGCGATTTTGTTCGAGACGATCGACCGCCTGATGAACCCGGTCGAGCCCGAAGGCTGGACGATGATATGGGTCGCAGGCGTCGGCATCGTCATCAACACCGCCACGGCGCTGCTGTTCGTCAGCGGGCGCAAGGACGACCTGAACATCCAGGGCGCCTTCCTGCACATGGCGGCGGATGCGCTGGTCTCGGTCGGCGTGGTCATTGCCGGCGTCGCAATCCTGCTGACCGGCGCGGTGTGGCTCGATCCCGTCACCAGCCTCGTGATCCTCGCAGTGATCGGCTGGGGCACCTGGGGCCTCGCGCGCGACAGCCTGAAGCTGGGTCTCAACGCCGTTCCCGAAGGGGTGGACGAATCCGCAGTGCGCGCCACGCTGGAAAGCGAGCCCGGCGTCACCGAGGTGCACGACCTGCATATCTGGCCCATGTCGACCACCGAAACCGCGCTGACCGCACATCTGGTGATGCCCGAGGGGCATCCGGGCGACGCCTTCCTCGCTCTGGTCGCAGAGCGGCTCGCCCATGATCACAAGATCGGCCATACGACCTTGCAGATCGAGCGGACGCGCAACTGCGAGGGTGGATGTTGA
- a CDS encoding polysaccharide deacetylase family protein: MLIGRKLVVWGGVGIVAVLALLVGLNSLSKAPCFQLVGDLTCRVETDDKIVALTFDDGPTPRGVAAVLPILDRYDARATFFLIGEDLKRHPQAARQILAAGHELGNHTYSHQRNVGRSRAFYRDELAKTGQLLRAVGSDSDLFRPPYGRKLVGLPLEVERAGLKTITWDVADRAEEFPEPADYARDIVERVRPGSIILIHPMYRGNGTAREALPMILAQLRDRGYDVVTVSELLNHQSSASPQ, translated from the coding sequence ATGTTGATAGGAAGAAAGCTTGTTGTCTGGGGCGGTGTGGGAATCGTCGCCGTCCTGGCCCTGCTGGTCGGCCTCAACAGCCTCTCCAAGGCCCCGTGCTTCCAACTCGTCGGCGATCTGACCTGCCGGGTCGAGACCGATGACAAGATCGTCGCCCTGACCTTCGACGATGGCCCGACACCGCGGGGCGTTGCTGCCGTGTTGCCGATCCTCGACCGGTACGATGCCAGGGCAACCTTCTTCCTGATCGGCGAAGACCTGAAACGTCACCCGCAGGCCGCGCGGCAGATCCTTGCTGCGGGCCACGAACTGGGCAATCACACCTACAGCCACCAGCGCAATGTCGGCCGGTCCCGGGCGTTCTATCGCGACGAGTTGGCCAAGACCGGGCAGCTGCTGCGTGCCGTCGGATCGGACAGCGACCTGTTTCGCCCGCCCTACGGCCGCAAGCTGGTGGGCCTGCCGCTGGAAGTGGAGCGTGCGGGGTTGAAGACGATCACCTGGGATGTCGCGGACCGGGCCGAAGAGTTCCCCGAACCGGCGGACTACGCACGCGACATCGTGGAGCGGGTGCGCCCCGGATCGATTATCCTGATCCACCCGATGTATCGCGGCAACGGGACCGCGCGCGAAGCCCTGCCGATGATTCTGGCCCAGTTGCGCGATCGAGGATATGACGTCGTCACCGTGAGCGAACTTTTGAACCACCAGTCCTCTGCATCGCCGCAATGA
- a CDS encoding sigma-70 family RNA polymerase sigma factor, producing MTPASPERREQLKAAMLRLSKGDRDALEVVYRLTSVKLFGICLRILGDRKEAEDALQDVYITLWRNAARYDAKRASPIAWLATFARNRAVDRLRTGKVRRGAVPVEAAAELPDGDPSADDLLIDAERTARVHACLETLDEPQRGAIRTAFLEGRTYAELAERNAVPLGTMKSWIRRGLLKLRTCMEGGE from the coding sequence ATGACACCGGCCAGCCCAGAACGCCGCGAGCAGCTGAAGGCGGCCATGCTCCGCCTGTCGAAGGGCGACCGGGATGCCCTCGAAGTGGTCTATCGCCTCACTAGCGTGAAGCTTTTCGGCATTTGCCTGCGTATCTTGGGGGACAGGAAAGAAGCCGAAGACGCCTTGCAGGACGTTTACATCACCCTCTGGCGCAACGCCGCCCGCTACGACGCGAAGCGCGCGAGCCCGATCGCGTGGCTGGCGACCTTCGCGCGCAACCGCGCGGTGGACCGCCTGCGCACGGGCAAGGTGCGGCGCGGCGCGGTGCCGGTGGAAGCGGCGGCAGAGCTGCCCGATGGTGACCCGTCCGCCGACGATCTGCTGATCGATGCGGAGCGGACCGCGCGGGTCCACGCCTGCCTCGAAACGCTCGACGAGCCGCAGCGCGGGGCGATCCGCACCGCCTTCCTCGAAGGGCGCACCTATGCCGAGCTGGCGGAGCGCAACGCGGTGCCGCTGGGGACGATGAAGAGCTGGATCCGGCGCGGTCTCCTGAAGCTGCGCACCTGCATGGAGGGCGGTGAATGA
- a CDS encoding anti-sigma factor, translating into MSTPGHDMPELSGDELLAAEYAMGLLEGEDLLAVRGRMAREPAFAGLVAQWETRLAPLLDEPARAAPSPEVWSRIAGELEERDEAPSPVVLLQRRVAVWQRIAAGSAVAAVAAVALLFLPSGNTPAPAPDASPLVASIPIADTPLRIGVTFLPERDELLVAASGLTADGVHDHELWLVPPGEGAQPQSLGVIAPGTQERVSLDPELARSMRQGAQILLSQEPLGGAPDKSAPGPVVAQGTLATI; encoded by the coding sequence ATGAGCACGCCCGGACACGATATGCCCGAACTCTCCGGCGACGAACTGCTCGCTGCGGAATACGCGATGGGCCTGCTGGAAGGCGAAGACCTGCTTGCAGTGCGCGGTCGCATGGCGCGCGAGCCAGCGTTTGCCGGGCTGGTCGCGCAATGGGAAACCCGGCTGGCCCCGCTGCTGGACGAACCTGCCCGCGCCGCCCCTTCGCCCGAGGTGTGGAGCCGGATTGCAGGCGAGCTGGAGGAGCGGGACGAAGCACCCAGCCCCGTGGTCCTGCTCCAGCGCCGGGTCGCGGTGTGGCAGCGGATCGCCGCCGGCAGCGCTGTTGCGGCGGTTGCCGCCGTCGCGCTGCTGTTCTTGCCATCGGGCAACACGCCAGCGCCTGCCCCAGATGCGTCGCCGCTGGTCGCCTCGATCCCGATTGCCGATACCCCGCTGCGTATCGGCGTGACCTTCCTGCCCGAGCGCGATGAACTGCTGGTCGCGGCGAGCGGACTGACCGCCGACGGGGTTCACGATCACGAGCTGTGGCTGGTGCCGCCGGGCGAAGGCGCGCAGCCGCAATCGCTGGGGGTCATCGCGCCGGGCACGCAGGAAAGAGTATCGCTCGACCCGGAGCTTGCCCGCTCGATGCGGCAGGGTGCGCAGATCCTGCTGAGCCAGGAACCGCTCGGCGGCGCGCCGGACAAGTCCGCGCCAGGGCCGGTGGTGGCTCAGGGAACTCTGGCGACGATCTGA